In the genome of bacterium, the window CACTTGCTGGTGTGTGCTGAGTTGGAGATCAGTATCATGAGACATTAGACAGGTTGGCTGTCGAATGGGTCGTCCGTCTCTGTCGGCGAATCCATCGCCGTTCTTGTTCGCTCATGCCGCCCCATATACCGGATCTCTCACCAGATGAGAGGGCAAACTCCAGGCAATCCTTGCGAACGGCGCAACCTCGACAGATACTCTTGGCTTCCGCGGTGCTGGCACCTCGTTCTGGAAAGAACAGGTCTGGGTCGGTGCCAGAACAGTTACTAGCCAGTCTCCAGCTATCTTTTATTACAGTCATACATGCTCCCTAGGTACAGCGGGTTAAATCGCCAATGGGCTTATATGTAGATTACCTAAAAAATACAGGTGAGACAAGACTGCCGTTTATGTAAAACGTTCGGTATAATAGAAGGGATGTTAGCTTTGCTACAGGGTGAGGTGGTTTTGCGAGAGGGCGACGAGATCGTGCTCATGGTTGGTGGTGTGGGCTATGAAGTGAGCGTACCGATGCGGGTCTTGAGTGATCTTGTTGAGGGTGAGGTGGTGACGCTTTATATTGCTGAGAACATCCGAGAGGATGCATATGAGCTCTTTGGGTATACGACAGCAGAAGATAAGCGTTTGCATAAAAAACTCGTGGGGGTACAGGGCGTGGGCGCTAAACTTGCGCACGCTATACTTTCACATTATGACGCTGAAACTTTGCGCGAGCTGATTGAAGGCGAGGATCTGGTGCGGCTTGGGATGGTGAGCGGGGTTGGGAAGAAAACTGCTCAACGCATTCTCCTCGACCTTAGGGGTAAGCTCGTCACTACAACGACGAGTACATCGCGTGCTGAAGCGAACGATCCAGCACTCTTGGCACTCTTGCAGCTCGGATTCTTGCGCGAGCAGGCTGAGCAGGCACTGCTGGAAGTTGATAGTGAATTAGAGACAGGCGAGAGGATACGACAGGCCTTGAAAGGAATGGGGCGATGATCGAACGGCTGCACGAAAAAGACGAGGCCGTACTGCGTGACGTTCGACCTGATGTTGGTGATGTCGAAGAAAAACGTCTTGAGGAGACATTGAGACCTCGGAGCTTCGATCAATATGTTGGTCAGCGACAAGCTATCGATGCGCTCAAGGTAGCGATTGCGGCAGCAAAGCAACGAGGCGAGGCGCTCGATCACGTACTGTTGTATGGGCCCCCAGGACTCGGGAAGACCACCCTGGCGCACATTGTGGCAAATGAAATGGGTGCACAGCTCAAAGTTACCTCAGGGCCAGCCATCGAGCGTGCTGGAGATCTGGCAAGCCTGCTGACGAATCTAAATGCCGGTGACATATTGTTTATTGACGAAATTCACCGGCTTGGTCGGACGGTCGAAGAGATTCTGTATCCAGCAATGGAAGACTTCGCGATCGATATTATGCTTGGCAAAGGTCCGGCTGCTCAATCGTTGCGCCTTGACCTGCCCCGCATCACGATTATTGGTGCGACTACACGATATGGGACTTTGTCGAGCCCATTGCGTGATCGATTTGGCATTGTGCACCGGCTGGAATTCTATACACCGGTCGAAGTCGCTCAGATCCTGCGGCGCTCGTCCGATCTCTTACGTGTTCAGATACAAGACGATGCACTGGCGGTACTGGCAGAACGTTCACGATTAACTCCGCGTATAGCGAACCGACTCATCAAGCGGGTGCGGGATTACGCAGAAGTGCACAATCGCGGTGTGGTGGATAGTGCGATGCTTGAAGCAGCCTTAAGCCTATTGGAGATCGATGAGCTCGGCCTTGATAGCTCTGACCGACGACTTTTGATCACATTGATCGAATACTATGATGGTGGACCAGCGGGCGTAGCAGCTCTGGCTGCAGCCCTGTCTGAGGAGCAGCAGACTATCGAAGATGTCATAGAACCATATCTCATTCAGATCGGGCTCTTGAAGCGGACGACGCGGGGGAGAATGGCGAGCGAACGCGCTTGGCAGCATGTTGGCAAGACTCCAAAGTCGCCTCCAAAATCTTCTTCACAGGCCTCGCTCAATCTGGAAGAATAGAGTACACTAGTGCCATGTCACACATGTTTCCAGGTCAAGATGATAGCGAAATAGTCCAGCGAGTAGTCTATAAGCATATTTTTTCGGTGCTCCCGTTTTTATTGGTAGCATTGTTATTGTTTTTTGTAGGTTTGTTCCTGGTGTATGCTGGCGCTGCCGATCTTATTAAGTTTCCTGTCACAGTGCTAAAAGGTCTGCCAGATAGCAGCTTTCAACTGCCATATGCTGCGATAGGGATGATATTTGTCGCCATGGCGGTGTTTTTGTGGTTGGCGAGTATATACGTCTGGCGCCAAAACCAAATGATATTGACCGATGAGAATGTTGTCGATGTTGATCAGCGCGGCATATTTCAAAAACATATCTCTACGCTACGTCTGAGCCGAGTCCAAGATATATCTGTGATTGTAAAGGGCCCCATGCAAACCATTTTTCGCTATGGCACTATACATATCCAGACTGCAGGAGCGGTGGAGAATTTTGAATTCGATTATGTACCTGATCCTTATGAGGTGAAGGCGTATATGGTGAATCTATTTGAGAAATTCGTAGAGAAGAAAAGGCATGAAGGGGACGGTACGCGCGATCGGACGCTTTCGGCACACGGTTCAGAAGAAGAGTAGAGAGAACGTATAAAAGCGCTTGTGCTTTAAAGCGCTTACGCCTATAATCAGGCTTGTATTCATGCACTATTTATTAAGGAGAAATCTCTCAACATGCAACTCTCACTTCGTCGACAAAAAGGGTTCACATTGCTCGAGCTCTTGATTGTCATTGTCATTATCGGTATCCTCATTGCGCTTGTGCTGCCAAATCTTATTTCGGGACCAGCTCGCGCGCGTGATAGCAAGCGTAAGACCGACTTGCGCGATATCCGGAATGGTCTTGAGCAATACTACAACGATAACTCAAGCTATCCAGCTGATCTCATCACACTCACCCAGGGCTCAACCCCATACGTGAAGTCGCTCGCCAAGGATCCAAAGACCGGCACAGACTATACCTACACCCCCTCACCATCAGGGGGCCCAACCTACTCAAGCTATGTCTTGCAGGCGACACTCGAGAACGCAAACGACAAGGATATCAAGTCGGGTACGACAGATACCTACGAAATCACTAACGCCCAGTAAGTACTGGAATAAGAGATTAATTCTAAAAGGCGCCTTATGGCGCCTTTTAGAATAGAGGCCATATGTCATAAAAAGATGAAAAAGCTTGATACAATAGAAAGATAAGCATAGGCATTATATAAAATCTTCATGTTATGAAGTTTCCACTTATCGAAAAACGACAGCCAGTTTTTGGTCTTGATATCGGGTATAAAGAGGCTAAATTTGTGCAGGTTAAAAGTACTAAATCGGGGCACCGCTTGCTTGGTATGGGAGCTGCAGCATTGAGTGACGGTATGGTGATCGATGGGGTGATTGCTGAACCAGAAGATCTCGCGCACGTTATAAATGCAAGTTTGCATCGGGCAGCTCGCGGCAAGATCACTGCACGATCGGTTGTCATTGGCTTGCCGCAGTCGCATCTTTTTTCACGTATCATTACTACCCCTGCACTAGCCGAGGACAAATTGGCCGACGCCGTATTATGGGAGGCTCAACAGTATATCCCGATGCCAGTCAACGACCTGTATACTGATCACCAGATAGTCGAGAGGCAAAAAGATGAATCTGGGATAGTGCATGAATATGCTGTACTGTTGGTAGCGGCTCCGCGCTCGATTGTGGATAGCTATCTCAAGCTCTGTGATTTGGCGCATCTTGTGCCGCGGTCGATGGAGATGAGCTTAATGGCAAACATTCGAGCTCTACGACCAACTGTCGAGGAACAGACAGCGACATTGATAATCGACGCCGGTGCACTAGCTACCGATATGGCAATCGTGACAGATACAATACGTGTAACGACTACGGTTAATATAGGCGGTGAGTCATTTACAAATGCGATTGCCACCAAGCTCAGGGTTACGTTTCACGAGGCGGAAGAGATGAAGATCAAATTTGGTATCACGCAATCTGACCTTCAGCCAAAGATTCGGGTAGCGTTGAGCACTCACCTCAAAAAGATCCTGCAAGAAATCACGAAGCTTATCAAATACTATGAGGAGCGTACAAAAGGTACCACGCGCTCAACTGTCAAGCGGATTATGATGACCGGAGGTAACTCGCGTATGCCTGGGTTGGCGCATCTGATCTCGCATACGACGAATTTGCCGGTTGATATCTCAGCGGGGTGGGACCGCCATCCAACATCTGGTGTTGATGGTGTGCCAAAAAATCTCGGACCAATTTACAACACAGCATTTGGCCTCGCCTGTCGAGGGTGGGAGTAGTCGATGATCGATCTATTGCCGCCGACTATCAAAACACATAAACATTATGCGTCATTAAATCGGCGATTAGTGCGATTAATCCAAGTTGCTCTCAGTTTGGTGATTCTAGTGGTAGGAATCTTTGGAGCGAGCTGGTATTTCTTAGATAAGGCAACTGTTACGGCTAATAGTGACCTTCAGGCAGCAAAAGAAAAATCAGCGGTGTACCAATCAATCGAAAAGGACGCCAAAGCCCTAGCCGACCGGCTCACGAGCATCGAGGCGGTACAAAATCAGCAGGCTCATTACACAAAGCTTTTACAAGAAGTGTCAAATACGTTGCCTGCTGGTGTATATATCTATTCTCTGCAGGTAAATAGCGCAAATCCGCCTACTATGCAGATAACAGCTTATGCCCAGACAAGTGAAGCGGTGGCGGCCTTCAAGCGGGCGCTCGAAGCCTCGCCGCGCTTCGGTGCAGCTGCTCTATCTGGCGTTGATCAAGACCGGGATCCGTATACAGGTCAGCCGACGAATCGCATCAATCTCCAAGTTGGGTTGAAGCCAGGAGCATTACAATGAAGTCGTCACGAGTACTATTCTTTGTGCTGATTGGGTTCTTGAGTGTCATTTTGCTCGCAGGGGGGTATGGATATGTGTGGGCACGACAAGCGCTGCTCGACAAAAAACAATCAGTCGAGAAGACGCATCTGGAAGTAATTGATGAACAGAAGCGCACAGAACAGCTCGTCACGCTGAGTCGTCGCTATACCGAAGCGAAAGCCAAGCTTGATGAAATCAATCGCGCCCTACCGCGCGACTCACAGCAGACCGAGATATTACTCGCTATCCAGAGTGCGGCAAATGAATCGGGCGTGCTCCTACCAAGTGTCCAATTCACAGGTGCAGCCCAACTGACGAATCCGCAGCTCAATCAAGCATCACCATCTCAGGGCTTCTATGTTGTGCCACTGAGCTTGAAGTTGAGTGGTGCATACGACCAGCTACAAACTTTCCTAGACAAACTTGAGCGTCTGAGCCGCTACAATTCCGTTTCGACACTCTCCCTGACGAAGACCTTAGCGGACAAGAATAAGCTCGACGTGTCGTTAACACTTAATGCATACTTAAAGCCATAGCCTATGAATCTAAATATGAAGCTCACACTCGATGGAAATATTGGCGCTCTCTTTAAAAAGATCGCAGCGCATCTTCATATTATGTTGGTAATATTCTTCTGTGGCGTACTGGCTTATAGTACCTACTTTGCCGTAAATCTCTTCTATGCCAAAGATGATC includes:
- a CDS encoding PilN domain-containing protein, producing MIDLLPPTIKTHKHYASLNRRLVRLIQVALSLVILVVGIFGASWYFLDKATVTANSDLQAAKEKSAVYQSIEKDAKALADRLTSIEAVQNQQAHYTKLLQEVSNTLPAGVYIYSLQVNSANPPTMQITAYAQTSEAVAAFKRALEASPRFGAAALSGVDQDRDPYTGQPTNRINLQVGLKPGALQ
- the ruvA gene encoding Holliday junction branch migration protein RuvA, whose protein sequence is MLALLQGEVVLREGDEIVLMVGGVGYEVSVPMRVLSDLVEGEVVTLYIAENIREDAYELFGYTTAEDKRLHKKLVGVQGVGAKLAHAILSHYDAETLRELIEGEDLVRLGMVSGVGKKTAQRILLDLRGKLVTTTTSTSRAEANDPALLALLQLGFLREQAEQALLEVDSELETGERIRQALKGMGR
- a CDS encoding PH domain-containing protein — translated: MFPGQDDSEIVQRVVYKHIFSVLPFLLVALLLFFVGLFLVYAGAADLIKFPVTVLKGLPDSSFQLPYAAIGMIFVAMAVFLWLASIYVWRQNQMILTDENVVDVDQRGIFQKHISTLRLSRVQDISVIVKGPMQTIFRYGTIHIQTAGAVENFEFDYVPDPYEVKAYMVNLFEKFVEKKRHEGDGTRDRTLSAHGSEEE
- the pilM gene encoding type IV pilus assembly protein PilM — translated: MKFPLIEKRQPVFGLDIGYKEAKFVQVKSTKSGHRLLGMGAAALSDGMVIDGVIAEPEDLAHVINASLHRAARGKITARSVVIGLPQSHLFSRIITTPALAEDKLADAVLWEAQQYIPMPVNDLYTDHQIVERQKDESGIVHEYAVLLVAAPRSIVDSYLKLCDLAHLVPRSMEMSLMANIRALRPTVEEQTATLIIDAGALATDMAIVTDTIRVTTTVNIGGESFTNAIATKLRVTFHEAEEMKIKFGITQSDLQPKIRVALSTHLKKILQEITKLIKYYEERTKGTTRSTVKRIMMTGGNSRMPGLAHLISHTTNLPVDISAGWDRHPTSGVDGVPKNLGPIYNTAFGLACRGWE
- a CDS encoding WhiB family transcriptional regulator, which encodes MTVIKDSWRLASNCSGTDPDLFFPERGASTAEAKSICRGCAVRKDCLEFALSSGERSGIWGGMSEQERRWIRRQRRTTHSTANLSNVS
- the ruvB gene encoding Holliday junction branch migration DNA helicase RuvB translates to MIERLHEKDEAVLRDVRPDVGDVEEKRLEETLRPRSFDQYVGQRQAIDALKVAIAAAKQRGEALDHVLLYGPPGLGKTTLAHIVANEMGAQLKVTSGPAIERAGDLASLLTNLNAGDILFIDEIHRLGRTVEEILYPAMEDFAIDIMLGKGPAAQSLRLDLPRITIIGATTRYGTLSSPLRDRFGIVHRLEFYTPVEVAQILRRSSDLLRVQIQDDALAVLAERSRLTPRIANRLIKRVRDYAEVHNRGVVDSAMLEAALSLLEIDELGLDSSDRRLLITLIEYYDGGPAGVAALAAALSEEQQTIEDVIEPYLIQIGLLKRTTRGRMASERAWQHVGKTPKSPPKSSSQASLNLEE
- the pilO gene encoding type 4a pilus biogenesis protein PilO; translation: MKSSRVLFFVLIGFLSVILLAGGYGYVWARQALLDKKQSVEKTHLEVIDEQKRTEQLVTLSRRYTEAKAKLDEINRALPRDSQQTEILLAIQSAANESGVLLPSVQFTGAAQLTNPQLNQASPSQGFYVVPLSLKLSGAYDQLQTFLDKLERLSRYNSVSTLSLTKTLADKNKLDVSLTLNAYLKP
- a CDS encoding prepilin-type N-terminal cleavage/methylation domain-containing protein → MQLSLRRQKGFTLLELLIVIVIIGILIALVLPNLISGPARARDSKRKTDLRDIRNGLEQYYNDNSSYPADLITLTQGSTPYVKSLAKDPKTGTDYTYTPSPSGGPTYSSYVLQATLENANDKDIKSGTTDTYEITNAQ